The following nucleotide sequence is from Zingiber officinale cultivar Zhangliang chromosome 10A, Zo_v1.1, whole genome shotgun sequence.
cttcaatacttccattaaggaaagtcatcttgacatccatttgccaaatctcataatccatatgagcgtgatggataagagtatccggatagacttaagcatggctacggtgaaaaggtttctcataatcgattccctctttccgagtgtaccctttcgcaacaagcctagctttgaaggtttctaccttccgtcatccctcttttccttttgtagatccacttgcatccaacggcttttacaccatcggtggttctagctctctgaccttattagagtacatggactctatttgaattcattgccttttgccaagatctgcatctatatcttggagtgcttcgacatatgggatcaggttcatgtttacccggatcaagtccgaagactctcccaaaacatgaatctttcaggtgtACAACCCTCCCACCGACGAGGCActgtccgtggttgtgtatcatgtgtgacacgtgttgcggtctttgtggtacttcatcttgtactgttggtactgaagtagacatgtcctctctaagttcttctaaaacaactttactctgggcttgtgatccattatatagtcttcttcaaaaatcgggcattggtgctaacaatgaccttcggtcttaggactataaaataaaccaccttcgttcctttgggatatcctgcaaacacgcgaacttctgacgagattctaacttatcaggatctggtttcagacatgttgctggactaccccatatccgaatatgtcttagaccgggttttcgcccattccacaattctatgggagtagaagaaactgatttagaaggtactaagttcggaacgtcGCTTCTGTTTCcaggcatatccccaaaacgaatttggtattctgaataactcatcattgatctaactatctccataagagtcctattcctttgttctgccacaccatatTGGGGTGTTCCggtgcgaacaattgggattgaatcccggcctcgataagtaattcctaaactctcctaagaggtattcgccaccacgatcgtagtagtgtcttgatacttttacctagtcgtttctccacatcgaccttgtattctttgaacttatcaaagcactcggactttcggcgcattaggtaaatgtatccatatcttgaataatcgtccatgaaagagacaaaatattcaaaacctcctcttgcccggacggacataggaccacacaaatcgagtgaaccaactctaacacttctttggctctataccccttggccttgaacgacctcttggtcattttaccttctaagcaagattcacaagttggaaaattttccaactctaatgaacttaaagtccatcggctataagcctctgaatcctacttaagttaatatgaccaagccttagatgccaaagatatgcttggttcatttcgaaggttcttttctcttattagaattagaagatgaattataaatttccatgttttgctttgtggaagaatttggatttaaaatatacaaattgccaactaatgcaccggaacagataatcactttatttcttttaataactacatcgttcttgaaagaaaccgaatatccatctaaaagcagtttagactgaaattaaattctttctaaaactgggtacataaagacaatttcttaaaaccaaatttctatttctactaaaagataagtagacgtctcccactgcaacactgccaccttagtagcattgcccatgtagacggtaatctccccttcggatagtcgtcgggtttcctggaacccctgcaaggaattgcagacatgatcaatggctcccgtatctacacaccaggtgttggtagataacaccgctaaacatgtttcaacaactagagtatgagatatacctttgttttggttcttacgagacgATCCGCCTTCAATGTCCCGCACCTTgcgagatgaagcacttgcccttgacttcttcattccgactttaaatccgtactcgagatttattcactttctttcttgaaccagtttgtttcttcttcttcttacctttcggtttagaagtagaaccattttcagcatagtgaatttgagcattgtgacgaaataacccttcttgAAGTTCGTCAAgagtttccctaatgaataaatccttttattcatattatagttcagtggaactgctcaaaacttctaggtagggtttggaggatcatatcgatctggtttcccatcaatttctcctccaaggatgcatttcgttcggataagccatcatgtttaggatatgatcccttacggagtaccctcttgcatggtggtcgtcattatctttctcatagcttcttgtctagaagccctatcctgatgacaaagagttccttgagattgttcataatatcataagtcgttggtaaatctttatgtcgatgttgcaatacatttgacattgaagccaaaatgtaacaccgtcatctcatcagcttttacccatttcctatgatattcaatctcctcttgggtagattcaccgatgggtgcatcagggcaatgctcatcaagacaaatttatagcttagtaagaacaatatccgagtttcttttctaatctatgtaatttggtccaagtaagtctattttgttgaagtatgatggacaatgggttgaaagtcatcctaagaatcacaaataacttttgatcgaactctaaatttagaataatattgattcctcaaacaatactattttaaattaaccaacaccttaaaacaccgtgaattttgtatgccacgttagtgtggactatacaaattcaacatttgtaaaggagggttttaacccattaattttattatcttgtcaacctaacttttgacaaataaaattaatagttggtattatttggtcacacaaataatagcagtgactccgttgggaggatactattagatgtgtctaagtgtacaccattacttgacactaagtccattaataagattatgccccttcgttggggaagatcacacgctcttaattaacttcctatagtcatccaaaatggaagtctgttctagtgatccgcaaacaagctcatccgttatggaggaaggcacttgagccaacgcgcaagcttgtttgcatcacttacaaaccaataatggagaccatgggatttacttaaaatccctctcccacttagttatttataaatgaggaattttaactatgctagcctactaaacttgtaaactaacatgcacacacaagacaatataaaagcaataaatagaaaatctaattttcaactattatggcttttatctttaattgtcctccgtgtgttgtcatccgaagctgttgccatatttggccaccgccaccgggtcttgctccgagttccgctgcgcctctggtcctttgaaggttccacgctttgcaagattcgatccatgacataaatagaattttacattttgatcctatattccataaaaggaatgtacatgtatctagatcaaaataaaatcctaataaaactaaatacgacttctgctgtattttaatacaatcacgcacacatataaattgcccttgacatgtccaagggtccaatcacacacataattaactaaaagccataatagttggatcctacatccatagagttagcacatcctactattaacctgcctaaattatgtatgacatgtgcataattaaacttaataccaaatacatgaggcaaacctagctcgataccaattgttggttgctactcgaaaagcctataggttccactgtacaaaaattttgtacaaagatctgaaccttttcctagctaccatgtgttcttttaaattaaattttggatctcctgcggaacttaacacgtttgatccaaaacttaatctatttgttcttttaggttttgacttggatctcctgcggaacttaacacgttcgacccaagtctccttaagttattaattccattaaatattaatttccataaaaggttcccagtactgacgtggagaggcacatggcctttttggatatgggagcaaccaccaccgactagacaaaacctttaatagaaagctaatatttaatttcctaaagtaactttaggttaaccaaagagaacaatcaaatcacaaggaaaagaaagaaacaaaagaatacaacttcgaaaaaacatattcgaaatactagaacgtaagcctcttgtatttggtattatttccataaataactagcatgatgcggaaatagaaattactagttataccttgtagaaaaacctcttgatcttctaccgtattcctcttctaacctcggacgttgtgtgggcaacgatctaccaagatgagaaaccaccaaccaccttcttcttctccaagcaaggttcggccacaaaggaagaactttaccaaagaagaaaatcaaaatactaaccaagctccaagagatgctagctttctctccttcttcttcttcttctccaagtagtatccgccaccacaagaactccaagagagatgaagttcggccaccacaagaggaagagagggagagggtaatggccggccacaacaccaaggagaaagggagagaaaacaatagaggttgtgtcttgtgaaggcacctcacccttcttttatattccttggcctagcaaattaggaaatttaattacaataaaatttccttaatttccttgacatgatttatttgagaaaaataaaataaaatttcccaaataaactctaatggccggccacatcaagaggaagcaaattggacaagttttaatcaacaattaaaactttccttatttgtttcggaaattttaaaaataaaatttctctttaaaaatctcttcatggttaataaaaggaaatatctataattttaattttattaacatgtgaataattttaaagagaaaatataaaaaactctccaatctacaaataaggaaagagatctaatctctttctttaatctttgtaaatcttttacaagagagatattttaattttaattctctttaaattatatcttccacataataataaaatctaaaattaaatttctttttatttaattatggccggccctactagcttgggttcaagctagggccggccaccttaaaccctagcttggttcccaagctagcttggccggccccctttaggtgggtatagaatgggtatatgtgggtatagtactctataaataagaggctacgatagggaccgagaggaggaattggttttggtctccgataaaattaagcatcccatgttgcccgaacacacaacttaattttatcaatgataattcattccactagagaactatcattgaactaccgcaccaatcccaaattatattttgggctccttcttattatgagtgtgttagtctccatgtgtttaagatatcgaatgtccactaattaagtgagttattgacaactcatttaattaatatctaagtccaagagtagtaccactcaaccttattatcatgtcggactaagtccacctgcaggtttaacatgacaatctttatgagctcctcttgaggacattatcaacctagtatcactaggacacggtttccttctataatcaacaacacacactatgagtgataccatttcccaatttatcgggtttattgattcatcgaactaaatctcacccattgataaattaaagaaataaatatcaaacatatgtgcttgttattatattaggattaagagcacacacttccataataactgaggtctttgttcctttataaagtcagtataaaaggaacgacctcaaatggtcctactcaatacactctgagtgtactagtgtaattatatagtcaagataaactaatacctaattacactacgaccttctaatggtttgttcctttccattctggtcgtgagctactgtttataatttataaggtactgataacatcatcttctgtatgtgacaccacatactatgttatctacaatataaattaaatgaacaactacaaacaaatgtagataattagaccaaatgtgattctttattcataatgaatgtttacaaagcttaggctttcagtatacactccaacaaagcttagtcaatcaggtcaaccttgacctagggaatattacaccaacacaATCTACCATATTTTTGCTAAACCCACTAGCTTCATTTGAGCAAAACATGTTGTACTAAACAAAATATTCTTCTATTGTTGCAAACTAATCAACAAATAAAGTGGGGTTCATTTTCCCTTCAAAATCTAGCACCTCAATTTGAACTTTCTTTGTGATATCTCCAACAACATCTTGGTAATTATTTTATGTGTCAAGAAATCCTCTAGCCCACTTAGAAAAAAGTTGTTACCGTTGAGGTGTTGGAAACCCTTTTTCAATCAAGTTGTTATTAGCTTGAGATGTTTTTGCTTGCTTTGCTTGGACTTACCACCTTTAGATTGAGGAATAATGGCTTCAATACCATTTAGACTAATTTGCATCCCATCAAATTGTTCCATCATGCGAATAGGTATCTCATCACGTTGACCATCAATTAACCTTCCTCTAAAGCTCCTCCCAGATCTTGTAAACATATTAACTTTGGCTCGGATATCAAATATAATGTAGCATAAGAAGAGATTGAGTGTTGAGAGGTTTGAAGAGTAGAAACCTGAAATGAAGTGATAAGGGATTGTAGAAAGATGGTAGAACCTAAGTATGCCATCTAAGGATTCTTATGCACCACACTATAGGGAGATTGCATCGCACAACTTAAGAGAACCCTAAAAACTTTGATAAGTATTTCATATCCTAGTATTACAATAATACATATATTTATACTAGAACTCACAAAGGGCTGAGACATATAGGAAACATAAATGCTAGTGGTATGTAAATTTTGtacttttgtaaaaaaaaatcatataaaaataTGTAAAATATACCTTACTCCtgtaaattatttttcatgaaacaGACAAACACTTAGGCTACATTTGGTAAGGTATAATatgtcttgtaatgtaatcaagattacattacaaggttgattattttatttattttaactttaaacctgtaatgtaatataatctcgattacaaaaggtagtgaagttttgtaatctagattacaaagcaaatactatataatccgattacattacgaggtcactaTTTAACCAAAATTTGAATGTTGAATATACCCTTAGTCAGCTGACCATCCGTCGATCGCCGCCCGCTGCCGCCGCCGATCGCCCTGCCGCCGGCCGTCGGTCGTCGGcagtcgccgccgccgccgatcGCCGGTCGCCGGCCGGTCGTCACCGTTCACCGGGCGCAAGCTCCGACAGAGGTGCAGCGACCGTCGGTAGAAGTCGTAGGataattttatcattttataataatatgaattacattccttataaaaaataatgaataccaaacaaaagaatataatcacccttataatcaaagattacatacattatattaccaaacgtagtaatgtaatcaagattatattacattacattataaatttgattatattacaagatcgattacattacacccaactaaACATAGCCTTAGTTCATAACCATACCAAGGGCAGAATATTTACAGCACGCTTCACACTTAATCCCATTGTTCTAAAGCGGAATCGGAAAAGAAAAAGGTAAATACTACATTGAATTATTAGACACAAGCTACATAAAAATTGTACCTGGAACAGACAAAATCCTCCTGAATTTTAAGCACACAAGTAATCAACCAATTTCCATTCTTCCACCTTTGACTAGTGAAAAATAGGCTTGATTTACGCTGTGAAGGTAAGAAATTCTGGTGGCAAAGAATTCTGAAACTACAAATGCTACTTGAGTCTGTCTTCAACCCAAATTCCATCTCTCCCCAACCAGTTCTTGATGATCGGTATATGTTTCAACCTGTTCGAATCCTCCTCAGTTTCACCCCCATTCTGTAGCTTAGTCACCAGCTCTATTGGCATGCCTTCAACTTCCAATTTCTGCAACCTAGTGAGGTGTTCCAACCCAACTGGAATTGTCTTCAACTGACTGCACCTTACGAGAGTCATCTCATGAAGGCATTCAAGAGCATTCTCTTCTATTTCAATGCAATTGAGGTGGCTCATATCACACAACCCCAGTGACCTGAGCCGACAGAAACACTGTGCATGAAACTGCAGTTTGCTTCCATTATATGCTTGCATGAGAAAGAGTGTAACCAGATTAGGCAATGCAGTGAGCTGTGGTAATGGATCTTCCTTGAGCCTGGACATCTTTAAGACCAAATGAGTAAGATTTTCAAGTGTGCTAAACCACGAAGGCAGCATCCTCTTGTCCAGGTTACCATACAGGCTTAGCTTCCGCAGCTGGGGTGGTGGTTTCATATCACTTAATAGCAATGTGTCATCTTTGTGTTTTGCCATCACTACCAAGCGAGCGAGGCGATCCATCTTTGAGAGTGATGATGAGAGGACAAAGCTGTGTTGGGTTGTAACTCCTCTAACGTCTAAACTTCTTATCTGTGTGAGCTTTGCGAGCTGAAGCACCATTTTACCATTTGCAACCACAGCTTTCAGTGTCTGTAACCCCTTCAGATTGCCTACACCACCAGGAACTTCAACTCCACCTCCAAGAATTGTGTATTTGGAAGTTTGCCGATGGAACTTCTTCACCAACAGATGACGCAGATTACCCAGTTTTTTTATCCCACTAGGTAACTCCTCTATGTTTGTATATATTGCATCCAAGGTTTCGAGCTTCTGAAGGTCTCCTAAGGAATTTGGCAGTCTTTTAACATTGGTTTTACGTATGCTCAAATATTGCAAGTTGGCAAGGTGGCCTATCGCATTCGGCAAGGCTTCAACTGGGGCAGCATGAAGATCCAAGACTCTAAGCAGCCTACATTTCAAGAGCACTGAAATGGGAACCGGTGTAAAAGTGTGGAAAGATCGAAGTGAGGATATCTCCATGCTTTGGTTCACAGTGGCACCTTGGTAATCTTTAATGATAGAAAGTCTTCGAACCCGATCGCTTACATCTTTAAATTCACCTTCTAAAACATCAACAAAATGCTCTTCTCTTGATTTTTCGATGATAAGCTCTCTGACAAGATCATGAACTCGGCAGAACCGAACACGTCCGAGTTCATTTCTATCAGTGACTTGGAGCAAGCTTCTTCCCACCAACTGGTTGAGGTAGTCCTCAGCCACATCTTCCATCGACATTCCTCCTCTTTCCTTCACAAATCCTTCTGCCACCCATAGCCTAATGAGCCTGTTTCTTGCAATGGGATAGTCCTCTGGAAACAAGCTGCAATGCATGAGGCAGTTCTTGAGATGGTGTGGAAGGTTTGTGATGCTGAGGCTCAAAATTCTGGGCACCTTTTGGAGTTCTTGGTTGTCCTGATTAGTCGACAATGCCAAGCTATCATGTATTTTCTTCCATGTCAATTCCTCCCTTTCTTTGTGAGACAGAAGATTAGCAATCGCCGCAATAGCAAGAGGAAGGCCATCACACTCGTCCACCATTTTTCTAGCCCATTGTATCAGATTCTGTGGACAAGTATTTCCCACCTCTGTCGGAAATGCCTTCTTACAGAAGAGATCCCATGCCATGGCATCTGGTAGAGGGTTTACTCTCACAATCCTTTCCTCGCCTGCTAATGAACTCACATCCTGCACCCTTGTGGTAATAACAACTCTACTTCGGCAATTATTAGCAAATAAAGCATAGCTAATATCAGTCCAGACATCTGCTTGCCAAACATCATCTAAGATGATCAAGTACCTTCTGTGAGCCAGATGCAAACGGAGATTTTCCACCAAAGTTTTGTAATCCATTGAATCAAAATCAAGAGTGATCACTTCCTTCCTCTCACGGTGCAGTTCCTTCAGGATCTTCTTGAGGAGATCATCGACAGTATTGCTTTTAGACACAGAGATCCATGCACAACAGCTGAAATGGCTAATGACCATTTGATTCATGTAAACTCTTGCCACAAGTGTGGTCTTGCCAACACCACCCATCCCGAGAACAGATATTATGGTGCGTTGGGGCTCTTCATCTATTAATAATCTGATGAGCTTGTACTTGATTTCCTCAATCCCCACGAGATCATCTTCCTCGACAGAGAGTGCTGATTCAGCTAAATGGCAGATTAGATCATTCTCTTCGGGTGAGCTGGAGAACCTCTCTGGAACTCTAATACCATATGAATCTTTCATCCTTACAAGCTTCCAAAGGCTGGCTTCTCTTTCCTCTAATTTCTTACCTAATTCGTGCAAAGATTTGGCCTTGACATCATTGTTGATACGGGTAATTAAGCCAGCCCATCTTCCACTGGTCATTAAAAAGATGTATTCATCGACAATGTCCTTGATATCATAGGCCACATCTTGAATCAGCTTTGCCCAAGCATCCACTAGTTCGTTTTCGCCTGTATATGTTCTTGTATGCTTCAGGAACGCCTTTGTAAGCTCTAGCACCCTCCTTATGTTGTTCATTTTCATGTGAATATTCTGCACAGGCCTATCAAGGAAACTATGAGATACAGAGGCCACAGCTGTAATGATCTTCTCAATCAAGCAAGCGATGACAGCCTCTGCCATCTTTGCTCAACTTTGTGCTATCGTAGAAGGACAAGAAGAAACTAACTCTTTCAATTTGAGTTCATTCACGATAGGATTATTTTCAGGAAATTCCTGTTTGTCCTGGAGAAATCTGTTTGACTTGTACAACTTGGAACCATGGTATATATGCCACTCATTCTCTACATGGTGAGGCATAAACTGAAAGATTGAACCAGACTTTCTGTGATTTGGAACAAACAGCTCTGCTACTTCGAATTGACAAGCTTCAAATGTCAGGATCATTTACCACATGCTGCTATCACCCTATGGCCTCCCGAACATGTTCTTTTTGCCCATTCTGTTACCGGAAACAATGTGAAACACATTTCTAGTTCCCAACTTTGAATGAAAAAGTTTAGCTATTGTATGTTATAGAATTAATGAAAGAAATATTGTATTGCACGAAAGGAGAATTATAAGTATTTATAAACTCAACATAAAAATTTTATGATTCTATCCGAAACATAAGTATACGACTTAATATGCTTGACTAGGTCATATCTTATAATAGATAGATATCTATGTCCAACTGCTTTGATAAATCGCATGTAggctaaataaaaaaaacataaagaatTAATAAACCACGCAACCAATGATTGGTTTGACCTTCATCAGAAGATGGAGTAAGTAAATTATAAATCCCTTTGTCCTTAGATCAGTGCACACAACCATTAGAGAGTGGGTGGAGAGAGAGAGAAAACATGAAGAGAGTACTAGGGATTAATCTCTAGTGACTTCTCCTTGTGAAGTTAATTTCATAAGAAGATTATATAAGCCTACTAATTGTATATTAATATGGTTCGGACCTCAATTTGGGACTCTTGTTGGCTGAGTACTAGAGCAATACTGATTTCAAATGAGGCCAATTAGAACTTGTTTAGGCAGTCAAGATGAACATGTTAGAGTGTTCACTAGAGGCAAATTGGGGTAGTTGTCTTGTCTCAGGTGGACTTGGCCTGGCAAAGGTGCAGTTACTTTTCCAAGGTGGATGTTTATCTTTCGTCAAAATCTTACTTGCTCGAAATGGCCCTTTTGATATGAGGGATGTTCAAGGTGTCTCACTTTGCTTCAACATAGAAGGGGAACGAGAGTTGTTAGTCCCTCCTGTGTTTTTAATGTTGAAAAACATGTTTAAGTAAATGGATTGTGTTTAACAAGTTACTATAGTGTCTTGCACATAAAGTTGATGGATTTTTGCCCTGGATGAGAAATTTCAATAATTGACAATTATTTATGTTTAGGTTAATACATTGCATTTAGCTTGAGTTACAAGTTTGCAGGATAAGAGACCTCCAAGAAGGTTGAGGACCGGATTCTTAGCAAGAAGAAGTCCTTGCAAGTCAGAAGACCAACTGCAGGACAAGAGAAGTCCAAGGtcactcggggtttccgcgacgcgaaaaagcggttttcgcggcccgacgaacccaacaaagagaagtccaagaaggtcgaggactggattcttggcaaaaggaagttcttgcaggtcagaagaccagatgcaaggacCCATGCAGAGATTAGATGCAAGGGTAGATGAAGACCCGGAGATGAGAAAGCTCTAGACGCAAAGTTCAAGGAACAGGAGGTTCACCTAGCATGAGGTAATTGGTTTCAATTCCGTGGCGATTGCCACAATCAATTAGTGTAAACTAGAAATTCCGAGTTTTAGCCAAATGGTGTATCAATCGATTGGCAGACTTTCTTCTCGAGGAAAGAAGGCTACCGAATCAATTGGCAAATCGATTAAGATTACCAATAGATTGGAAATTCTCACCAATCAATTAGGATTCAAAATGGAATAATCTCATCCGCTGATCTATTGTCAGTGACCGTTCAACTATCAATAATCGATTAGGGGTTTTTGCCAATCGATTGATGATGACCAAAAAGTAGAGAAACGACCCGATTATGATGTGTTTAAAAAGGGAAATTAGGGAACGAGAGAAAAACATTGTTCCATTGCGCTCTTTCCGATAAACTTCGATCTCAAGCTCTCATCTGCATCATCTTTAATCAATCAAGAGGAGGAGAATGTTTCCAAACTTGtaatctatttattttttctctcttgcTGCTATTTCCATTTGGGAGTGATACAGTGAATAAGGAAGGGCCCCTAAGTGGGGTCCATGGGTCAACAAGACGGTGTGGGAGACAGTAAAAAATCCAAGGTAGGTCAACAAGCCGTATAGCTGGCGCGAGACCTCCTC
It contains:
- the LOC122027587 gene encoding disease resistance protein RPM1-like, which codes for MAEAVIACLIEKIITAVASVSHSFLDRPVQNIHMKMNNIRRVLELTKAFLKHTRTYTGENELVDAWAKLIQDVAYDIKDIVDEYIFLMTSGRWAGLITRINNDVKAKSLHELGKKLEEREASLWKLVRMKDSYGIRVPERFSSSPEENDLICHLAESALSVEEDDLVGIEEIKYKLIRLLIDEEPQRTIISVLGMGGVGKTTLVARVYMNQMVISHFSCCAWISVSKSNTVDDLLKKILKELHRERKEVITLDFDSMDYKTLVENLRLHLAHRRYLIILDDVWQADVWTDISYALFANNCRSRVVITTRVQDVSSLAGEERIVRVNPLPDAMAWDLFCKKAFPTEVGNTCPQNLIQWARKMVDECDGLPLAIAAIANLLSHKEREELTWKKIHDSLALSTNQDNQELQKVPRILSLSITNLPHHLKNCLMHCSLFPEDYPIARNRLIRLWVAEGFVKERGGMSMEDVAEDYLNQLVGRSLLQVTDRNELGRVRFCRVHDLVRELIIEKSREEHFVDVLEGEFKDVSDRVRRLSIIKDYQGATVNQSMEISSLRSFHTFTPVPISVLLKCRLLRVLDLHAAPVEALPNAIGHLANLQYLSIRKTNVKRLPNSLGDLQKLETLDAIYTNIEELPSGIKKLGNLRHLLVKKFHRQTSKYTILGGGVEVPGGVGNLKGLQTLKAVVANGKMVLQLAKLTQIRSLDVRGVTTQHSFVLSSSLSKMDRLARLVVMAKHKDDTLLLSDMKPPPQLRKLSLYGNLDKRMLPSWFSTLENLTHLVLKMSRLKEDPLPQLTALPNLVTLFLMQAYNGSKLQFHAQCFCRLRSLGLCDMSHLNCIEIEENALECLHEMTLVRCSQLKTIPVGLEHLTRLQKLEVEGMPIELVTKLQNGGETEEDSNRLKHIPIIKNWLGRDGIWVEDRLK